CTGCTCTCGGCAACCCCACGTGGTAATATAAGCGTCGGAAACAGCCTGTCGGAACTATTGATACCTCTAGTGACAGTCTGGTTAGGTGCCTACGTCTGGTTACGGCTGACTAGACCAGTGCTTTTCTCTATAATGGGTCTTCCTGTGATATAATATTTGCCTCTTAAATCTAGCGGCACCTTGCAGTAGTATTGGAGAGTAAACAAGTCTTTCTGCTtgcccttactttcccttctcatgGGGTTGGATGGGCCGTGAGTTCTTCCCAGTCTTGACCAGTGAATAGTCTCTCCTCTCTTAACCTGGTACTTAACCTGGACTAGTAATATAAATACATGACTAGATAAACTTTTTACTCAAACTGGGAGAACCTTTCAACTATGCAACTCATGTTAGGCCCACTGGTGTCTGGTGGCACCTGGTGTAGTGTGGTCTGCATGGTACTAGCTTGGGCAGTCATTCAAACACACAGCTCTACCACCAATGTGTTCagatatatatacacagacaTCCCTTAGAGAagcagggaaggggtggggggggagcgAGCAGGGAGGGGAGACAGGCGTGTTTGGGGGGCGCTTCAAAACACCTTCACTTAACTCTACACAAACCACCTCGTAAGTGCAGCCTTAAATACGTAAGTCGTCTTTATAAGTAGAtcatatgtgtctgtgtgtccgaATGAGCGATGAATAAGTGTGtgcagtggtagtaatagtagtagtagtagtggtagtagtatatggtcaaaagtatgtatatatatcACTCATTAATATTGGTAGTGTTAATATATACAGTCATTTTAATACATGAGAAAAATATGCATGATAGGCTATtcatttccttattcttattattttctttattttccttccatttatttatctcccttctttccttttaacatGCTTACTCTTTCTATAtccatttacattattattatatccAACAcaataatcctcctccttctcctcctcttcatctgtttAATGTAAGTTTTTCTGATATTCTCTTCGGTTAGGTGGTCAATAGTACCCTTCAAACCCTCTCTGTTCATGCCACACCCTATCCAATGCCCTATGCTGcctcttcaacacactgcctctATGAATCCTCTATATCATAAAGCATATTTCCCTTAGGTTAGGCAGTCAACAGTACCCTTCAAACCCTTTCTGTTCATGCCACACCCTATCGAATGCCCTATGCTGcctcttcaacacactgcctccatgAATTCTCTATATCATAAAGCATATTTCTCTTAGGTTAGGCAGACAATGGTACCCTTCAAACCCTTTCTGTTCATGCCATACCCTATCCAATGCCCTATGCTGcctcttcaacacactgcctctATGAATTCTCTATATCGTAAAGCATATTTCTCTTAGGTTAGGCAGTCAATAGTACCCTTCAAACCCTCTCTGTTCATGCCATACCCTATCGAATGCCCTATGCTGCCTCTTCAACACCCTGCCTATATGAATTCTTTATATCGTAAAGCACATTTCTCTTAGGTTAGGCAGACAATGGTACCCTTCAAACCCTTTCTGTTCATGCCATACCCTATCGAATGCCCTATGCTGcctcttcaacacactgcctctATGAATCCTCTATATCATAAAGCATATTTCTCTTAGGTTAGGCAGTCAACAGTACCCTTCAAACCCTTTCTGTTCATGCCATACCCTATCGAATGCCCTATGCTGcctcttcaacacactgcctctATGAATTCTCTATATCATAAAGCACATTTCTCTTAGGTTAGGCAGACAATGGTACTCTTCAAACCCTTTCTGTTCATGCCACACCCTATCGAATGCCCTATGCTGcctcttcaacacactgcctccatgAATCCTCTATATCATAAAGCATATTTCTCTTAGGTTAGGCAGACAATGGTACCCTTCAAACCCTTTCTGTTCATGCCATACCCTATCGAATGCCCTATGCTGCCTCTTCAACACCCTGCCTATATGAATCCTCTATATCGTAAAGCACATTTCCGAACCTCATGACATTTCCAGACCTCATACCACATTTCAAAAACCCCAAACCACATTTCTGAGCCTCAATACCACATTTTTTAACCCAATGACATTTCTGAAGCTCCACACTGCATTCTCCAAAATATCCGCACCCTAGACCCTCCTTTCTTCATCGAGCGCCTCCATTCCCACCCCCATAGTCTAAGTTTTGATCCTCACACCATTTCTAAGTGCTGCTCGTCCCTCTCAGAATGCCACCGTGTCCTTGAGTGCCGCATTGAGCCGTGCTGCTTGTCGCTGGATGTCAGGGTCTGGGTGGGTCTGTGCCAGGGACTCGGAGCGTGCCACCAGCCTGTCCCGCACACCAATGCCGAACATCCTGGCGTACCTGAGGGGAGGGACggcgggtgagtgtgtgtgttattgcGGAGAGATTGCCACGCACCGCTGTGACCATCAAGACCAAGACTGACCAGATGAATGGAGTTACTCTCTCAGATTATTATAAGACAAAACATGACAGAAAAGAATGCAGTTGTTGTCCATGTGATTATTAAGCCTCTCGCCCACCAAAAGCTTCAATAGTTTCCTGTGGCTATTCGCAGCCTCCCTGCTCTGGATGCTTCCTGGCAGTCTTTCTGTGCACCAAAATATTGTGTTTCTCAGTCTGTCTTCACCCCAAAGATTGCACTGCACTCACCCTTatcaataatataacaataatacatTGGTACTTCACTATTAGTTGCAGCTTTACATGACATGATAAATAATTTCTTATGCTCAACCTGAGAATGACGCCACTGGCAGGAATATGAGTGGTTCAGAATGTTCATTTTGTTCCCATGGTGCACTTGGGCCATGAACACATACACACGCCACAGGTGTGTGAGAGGGTTATGACGGAACACATGACAAAGTTAAGAGAAGTTGCTCCTTGTGTGATTATAGAGACAGGAGACACTTGAGACAATGTAAGAAGCAAGACTCAATGGAGAGGGCACATAGGGCAACAAACTGCTTGTCTGGCCGGCTGAAACTGACCAACCAAACCAATGCAAACCAGGTGCAGGTGCCAGCCACTCACCTGTCCAGGGGCATGCGAGTGGGTGAGCCGCCAGCGTGTCTGCAACATACAGTCATGCATCAGCCAGTCACAAAGCCCGGGTGGTGACAGGGAAGgcaggtagtgatggtggtgatggtggtggtgatcacaaGTATACAAAGGCAAGTCTCATTAACAGGGCGACAAGAGACAGACAAAAGGCaatgacttgtgtgtgtgtgtgtgtgtgtgtgtgtgtgtgtgtgtgtgtgtgtgtgtgtgtgtgtgtgtgtgtgtatgacctgCTGGGTTTTCATGCAGTTAGTTTAATTTTGTACATAATGGAATCTTAACtctgacataataataataataataataataataataatagtaataacaacaataataaatttAGTTACTATTAACAGTACAATATATTCCTTAGTCCTGATGATGGTTAACCTTTCTTACATTAACTAAAGGGAATCTAATCTCACAAAATGACTGATTagcttagaaaaaaataaaaaataaaagtgtgtTGATACTGGtgaaaattatgtgtgtgtgtagaagacgcacacacacacacacgcacacggtagcaaatacacacacactagcaTGTATACTGTGCTGTGCGCACATACATGAAGCGCTACACTACACAGGGCACTacagcatcgtgtgtgtgtgtgtgtgtgtgtgtgtgtgtgtacagtatgTAAGTTTATCCATTAAAattcacttatatttttttttctagagtAGAACTTGAatttatttataatttatttagATTTAGATTTATTAAAATACAACTTGAATATTTAGTTAATTTTTTCAGTCTGGAATTtcataaatacttttttttctgcagcCTCTCACAATTATTTAATACAACTACaaattcttctacttcttcttcgtattattatcAATGTCATCAATTGTTATTTACTTTTGCAGGATGTGATCGGAAGTGTCGCTGTCCTCCGCAGAAGTCCCTGGCCATTGTAAAATCAGATGGCACCAAAAGTAATTACATTGTACAGTTAAGATAAGGCTTGTTCTATGGATGTCTCACAGatcttagggccagtttcacagttccccatgatgggttagtaagctcccaaaccaataccagagccttcgaaatttccttgtatagtgtctggtgtttatatttcagttcacaaatttgatgaaactatacaggaaaagtcttgtgtatttagtgtgggattgaagacctcaccattttggattgtatgggattctatagtttggttcgggctgttacgaagacactgtgttggactgtgaaatcggctcttagtCAGGCTTTTGTAAATACAGAATGTTCACTCTCATTACTGtaacttattatttatttatttattatttttcattcctttctagcGATTAATCAGATTCCTTTTATGTTACTCAAGTCCATGtttgtttagtgatgtgaggtgCTGTACAAAACACTAGTTAACATACTGCATCAGATTGTTGTATCATTATAAACTGTTGTATGGATGTATCAGAGATCATAGTCAGACTTTTGTAAATACAGTTAACATTAATACTGCATCAGATTGTTGTATCATTATAAACTGTTCTATGGATGTATTAGACCAGAGTCAGACTTTTGTAAATACAGTTAACATTAATACTGCATCAGATTGTTGTATCATTATAAACTGTTGTATGGATGTATCAGAGATCATAGACTTTTGTAAATACAGTTAACATTAATACTGCATCAGATTGTTGTATCATTATAAACTGTTCTATGGATGTATCAGAGATCATAGTCAGACTTTTGTAAATACAGTTAACATTAATACTGCATCAGATTGTTGTATCATTATAAATTGTTCTATGGATGTATCAGAGATCATAGACTTTTGTAAATACAGTTAACATTAATACTGCATCAGATTGTTGTATCATTATAAATTGTTCTATGGATGTATCAGTGACCTTACaatgaactttaaaaaaatataaaatgttcACTATTAATgcattttcttcttactcctttgaGGCGATCGATCAAACTCTTTTTAAACAGCGGAGAAGGTGATATTTATGTTACTTGAGTTAAGGTTTGTTTTGTGACTTAAACAGTGGAGAAGGTGATATTTATGTTACTTGAGTTAAGGTTTGTTTTGTGACTTAAACAGCGGAGAAGGTGATATTTATGTTACTTGAGTTAAGGTTTGTTTTGTGACTTAAACAGTGGAGAAGGTGATATTTATGTTACTTGAGTTAAGGTTTGTTTTGTGACTTAAACAGTGGAGAAGGTGATATTTATGTTACTTGAGTTAAGGTTTGTTTTGTGACTTGTGGTGCCGTACAAAACACTACACATGGCCGGATATGAAGCTAAAGTGAAGCGATGGACACTAACTATGAGGCTCAGAGCTATATATGAAGATACTAACTTATACACACTAAAGGCTAACAGGGTAAAGGCTACACTATATATGCTGGAAATAACGCTGCATACTAACTAGATTCATATATGTACAGTAAAGTTACTAGTAGAAGCATAACCGgtcctttgtatatatattcaagaGGTAAAGTAATgcagaaaatatagataaattgaATTATACGAAGAAAGTGACTTTTTTAAGGGAAACTAATCTGGAAATGGTAAATAACATGACATAATAACTAGATATAGGAAGTATAACCAATCCTTAAGATATATTCAAAAGGTAAACTAATGCAGGAAATATAGATAAATTGAATTATACGAAGAAAGTGACTTTTTTAAGGGAAACTAAGCTGGAAATGGTAAATAATATGACATAACTAGATATAGGAAGCATTACGAATCCTTTATATATATTCAAGAGGTAAACTAATgcagaaaatatagataaattgaATTATATGAAGAAAGAGTGACTTTTTTAAGGGAAACTAATCTGAAAATGGTAAATAACATGACATAATAACTAGATATAGGAAGCATAACCAGTCCTTTATATATATTCAAGAGGTAAAGTAATgcagaaaatatagataaattgaATTATATGAAGAAAGAGTGACTTTTTTAAGGGAAACTAAGCTGAAAATCGTAAATAACATTGCATACTAAATTTATATATATGGAATAGTTTATAATCCATgaattccctttccctccctcccctctccccccttaacTCACATGGTATCAGGGGCCGCAGCCTTGTTCTCTGGGGGCAGGTCGGTGCTTGGGTTGAGGTCATCTTGGGTCACGGCGTGGGTCAGTGTTGCCAGAAGCGTCAGCACCCGAAGCAGCACCGCCTCGTCCGTGCTGCTGTCCACTAGGGTGCTGAGGTGACTAGGGCCCTGCGGTAGAGTTAGTCAGCACTCAGCAGGAAGATATGATAATGGATGCTTGGAttttggggagagaggaggggaagagacaagaaataaagagaaaagagaagaaaagttgtATATATCATTAGTCAGCACTCTGGATCAGCACTCAGCGGGAATATTTAATAAAGATAAGATATATGAGTGAGATATGATAATGGATGCTTGGAttttggggagagaggaggagaagagatcagaaataaagagaaaagggaagaaaagttgtATATATCATTAATCAGCACTCTGGATCAGCACTCGGCAGGAATATTTAATAAAGATAAGATATATGAGTGAGATATGATAATGGATGCTTGGAttttggagagaggaggaggaggagaagagatcagaaataaagagaaaagagaagaaaagttgtATATATCATTAGTCACAACCATATTTGGAATTCAGTATGGAGACTTTATGTtggttgtaggaggaggaggaggaggaggaggagtaggaggaggaggagaaggaggaggaaaaggaggaggaggaggagaagaaggagaaagaggaggagaaggagaaagaggaggagaaggagaagaaggaggaggagaatgagaagaaggaggaggaggagaaggagaagaagaaggagaaggaggaagaggagaagaagaaggatcagGAGCCAGCACCCACCTCGGCAGCCAGCAGGGAGGGGATCATGTCTCTGTTGCAGGAGAGGTTGACCAGCAGCCTCAGACTCTgcagctgtatgtgtgtgttggggctgTCCACAAAATGGTACAATCTAtgggggaaaaggagatgagacgAGGCCTTggtgagggaaagaatgggagctGCTGGGTTAAGGACACAAGAGACTATTTTATTGTTTATCATTATCCTcatcagtagtagaagtagtagtagtagtagtatgctcaCTTGTGCAGTAGGGGGCAGTAAGTCTGGTGCCACTCGCTGATGGTGGCGATGTTGGTCAGCACCACGAGAGCCGCCAGCCGCAGCCCGTCATCGCCCCAGCTGTTCTTCACAAAGTCCATCAGGAGCGGAAGGCAGCCctgggtggagagatggagagtggGTTGAGGTGAGACAATGGGACAGGTACATAACACTGCTAAGCTCATATCAACCATAATAATCAAACCAGACCCAAACCCAACCCAGCCCTCACTCACCTTGGCCTGTCTGATGTTTTCCTCGGACAAGACCACATTCCCGAGTGTCTGCACGGCGGGTAACCTCAGGTCCTTGTCCTCCAGCAGCGTGGTGAGGCGGTGAATGCAGCCAACCTCACGCAGAAAGTcctggggagggggaaggagtgtgTTAGAGCATtgggagactgtgtgtgtgtgtgtgtgtgtgtgtgtgtgtgtgtgtgtgtgtgtgtgtgtgtctcccagtGAGTGTCATCCTGAGGTTTTGAAAATATTGATTCTGTTAAAACTTGCAAATGAATGAAAACGGAAATGTAACAGATTTTATGTCCGGTCTGTAAAGGTTTAataatagtctttttttttcttgtctccttccttcctccctttcttccttccttcttcttgttcaaaATTCAAATCatctttctaattctctctctctcttttcttttcttcctcctcaattatctttttttttttccttgttccccttcttccttcctccttttccttccttcttcttcttcttcaaaattCAAATCATCTTTCTaattctttcaccttctctctctctctctctttttttccttgttccccttcctccttttccttccttcttgttcaaAATTCAAATCATCTTTCTaattctttcaccttctctctctctctctctctctctcttttcttcctcctcaattatctctttttttttccttgttccctttcttccttcctccttttccttccttcttcttcttcttcaaaattCAAATCATCTTTCTaattctttcaccttctctctctctctctttcttttcttcctcctcaattatcttttttttccctgttcttcAAAATTCCCTGAAAATAAACCACAACAAAAAAGTACCATTATCTTAAAACAAACACACTAAAGCCTCTTATAGATTAATGATGTTACGTTCTAATAATTGCATCCTGTTtgacccccccactccccccccccacgcacCAGGTTCACACTGAAGGCGGCACAGTTGGCAATGGTGGCGAGGGCGCGCTCCACGAGGCCTTTGTCGTCCGCGTACAGCAGCGCCACGAGACTCTTGGCCTCGTAGGGGGTCAGGATGCTGGGGGGGGTAATTAAtccttattttcattgttattattattgccaccattgtattttaagacattttcaTTATAttccatcttgtgtgtgtgtgtgtgtgtgtgtgtgtgtgcgtaccgGCCCCGGGAGGTGAGGCGTTCAAGGGATGTGGTCAGCTCTTCCTCGGAGGCTGTGTAGAgcgccttcgcctcctcctcaagCCGCCGCTGGTGTCCGTCGGGGTCATTGGCGGCTTCAAGCTTTTTCCTGCGCAGACTTTTTCTCACCCACTTAGgtctggagggagagagagagagagatggagagaagtggagagaaggaggcttaggtctggagggagagagagagagatggagagaagtggagagaaggaggagagctatagagagaaacagagaggaggaggaggaggaaaagagcaaaagaaaatgaacgaggagaaagattgagagaagtggagaggaggaggaaagacatgaaggagagagaagagtggagagaaaaaataaagagaagagaaggaggaggaggaaacaaaaggaaaaatgggaaggaaagagacaaagagagaaggaataatggatggagagagagagagagagagagagagagagagagagagagagagagagagagagagcgagcaaggaggagaaaaaaggagatagggaggagtggataggaagaaagggaaggagagaaagagagagaggaggatgaaagacataggagggagatagggaggaaagaaagagaggagtggaTAGGAAGGAATCTAATCTCATACCTGCAGGGAGATCCGTCAGGTGGGATGTGTGTGAGGTTCTCTGTTGACCTTGACGTGATCAGGTGTTTGACGTCGACGGGTGACAGGAGCCGCGGGGAGTTCCAGGGAGAGCACtgcggaggaagggagat
This window of the Eriocheir sinensis breed Jianghai 21 chromosome 50, ASM2467909v1, whole genome shotgun sequence genome carries:
- the LOC126982097 gene encoding uncharacterized protein LOC126982097 isoform X2 — translated: MSSAAGGSLQDRTLNKVALCSAVFAGFAYVGYSYAKTAFCRKLARRHDLYDDESEVSRVVFRRLSQTTQTDALLGNLDVSGVRGKLILRPKSVQERIRELNLKARQFADTFIAIQTGNGHAGHALSRNSAIHDPKSLQCSPWNSPRLLSPVDVKHLITSRSTENLTHIPPDGSPCRPKWVRKSLRRKKLEAANDPDGHQRRLEEEAKALYTASEEELTTSLERLTSRGRILTPYEAKSLVALLYADDKGLVERALATIANCAAFSVNLDFLREVGCIHRLTTLLEDKDLRLPAVQTLGNVVLSEENIRQAKGCLPLLMDFVKNSWGDDGLRLAALVVLTNIATISEWHQTYCPLLHKLYHFVDSPNTHIQLQSLRLLVNLSCNRDMIPSLLAAEGPSHLSTLVDSSTDEAVLLRVLTLLATLTHAVTQDDLNPSTDLPPENKAAAPDTIHAGGSPTRMPLDRYARMFGIGVRDRLVARSESLAQTHPDPDIQRQAARLNAALKDTVAF
- the LOC126982097 gene encoding uncharacterized protein LOC126982097 isoform X3, giving the protein MSSAAGGSLQDRTLNKVALCSAVFAGFAYVGYSYAKTAFCRKLARRHDLYDDESEVSRVVFRRLSQTTQTDALLGNLDVSGVRGKLILRPKSVQVRHLERIRELNLKARQFADTFIAIQTGNGHAGHALSRNSAIHDPKSLQCSPWNSPRLLSPVDVKHLITSRSTENLTHIPPDGSPCRPKWVRKSLRRKKLEAANDPDGHQRRLEEEAKALYTASEEELTTSLERLTSRGRILTPYEAKSLVALLYADDKGLVERALATIANCAAFSVNLDFLREVGCIHRLTTLLEDKDLRLPAVQTLGNVVLSEENIRQAKGCLPLLMDFVKNSWGDDGLRLAALVVLTNIATISEWHQTYCPLLHKLYHFVDSPNTHIQLQSLRLLVNLSCNRDMIPSLLAAEGPSHLSTLVDSSTDEAVLLRVLTLLATLTHAVTQDDLNPSTDLPPENKAAAPDTMYARMFGIGVRDRLVARSESLAQTHPDPDIQRQAARLNAALKDTVAF
- the LOC126982097 gene encoding uncharacterized protein LOC126982097 isoform X1; protein product: MSSAAGGSLQDRTLNKVALCSAVFAGFAYVGYSYAKTAFCRKLARRHDLYDDESEVSRVVFRRLSQTTQTDALLGNLDVSGVRGKLILRPKSVQVRHLERIRELNLKARQFADTFIAIQTGNGHAGHALSRNSAIHDPKSLQCSPWNSPRLLSPVDVKHLITSRSTENLTHIPPDGSPCRPKWVRKSLRRKKLEAANDPDGHQRRLEEEAKALYTASEEELTTSLERLTSRGRILTPYEAKSLVALLYADDKGLVERALATIANCAAFSVNLDFLREVGCIHRLTTLLEDKDLRLPAVQTLGNVVLSEENIRQAKGCLPLLMDFVKNSWGDDGLRLAALVVLTNIATISEWHQTYCPLLHKLYHFVDSPNTHIQLQSLRLLVNLSCNRDMIPSLLAAEGPSHLSTLVDSSTDEAVLLRVLTLLATLTHAVTQDDLNPSTDLPPENKAAAPDTIHAGGSPTRMPLDRYARMFGIGVRDRLVARSESLAQTHPDPDIQRQAARLNAALKDTVAF